Proteins encoded within one genomic window of Oncorhynchus keta strain PuntledgeMale-10-30-2019 chromosome 12, Oket_V2, whole genome shotgun sequence:
- the sc5d gene encoding lathosterol oxidase isoform X1, with protein sequence MTLFALSSGLVKWTTASDSDMDLVLNVADHYVLTPYVYPSSWPEDGALRQIISLLVVTNLGAAVLYLGLGWLSYHFIFDHNLMKHPQFLKIIVAPQNQVRREIKYAMTSLPIISIPTVALFFFEVRGYSKLYDHVEESPMGWPFVLLSMISFLLFTDGCIYWIHRFLHHKSIYKHFHKPHHVWKIPTPFASHAFHPLDGFLQGLPYHIYPFLFPLHKVLYLALYIFVNIWTVSIHDGDYRVPGPLQEVVNGAAHHTDHHLFFDVNYGQYFTLWDRIGGSYRNPSVLEGKGPLDCIRRLTAEGKMSANGANANGHTNGHANVSGTKSKEE encoded by the exons ATGACATTGTTCGCCTTATCAAGTGGCTTGGTAAAGTGGACAACTGCGTCAG ATTCAGACATGGATCTTGTGCTGAATGTCGCCGACCACTATGTCCTCACCCCCTACGTGTACCCGTCGTCGTGGCCTGAAGACGGGGCGCTGCGCCAGATCATCAGCCTGTTGGTAGTCACCAACCTGGGAGCCGCAGTCCTCTACCTGGGCCTGGGGTGGCTGAGCTACCACTTCATCTTTGACCACAACCTCATGAAACATCCACAGTTTTTAAAG ATCATTGTTGCTCCTCAGAACCAGGTGCGGCGGGAGATCAAATACGCCATGACCTCGCTACCCATAATCAGTATACCCACTGTGGCGTTATTTTTCTTCGAGGTCAGAGGATACAGCAAGCTCTATGACCACGTCGAAGAGTCTCCCATGG GCTGGCCGTTTGTGCTTCTCAGCATGATTTCCTTCTTGTTATTCACGGACGGGTGCATTTATTGGATTCATCGGTTTCTTCACCACAAGAGTATTTACAAG CACTTCCACAAGCCACACCATGTGTGGAAGATCCCCACCCCGTTTGCCAGCCACGCCTTCCACCCGCTGGATGGCTTCCTGCAGGGTCTGCCCTACCACATCtaccccttcctcttccctctgcacAAGGTGCTCTACCTGGCCCTCTACATCTTCGTCAATATCTGGACTGTGTCTATTCATGACGGCGACTACCGCGTGCCCGGACCACTGCAGGAAGTGGTCAACGGGGCGGCCCACCACACGGACCACCACCTCTTCTTCGACGTCAACTATGGCCAGTACTTCACCCTGTGGGACCGCATTGGTGGGTCTTACCGCAACCCCTCAGTACTCGAAGGGAAGGGCCCCCTCGACTGCATTCGTAGACTGACTGCCGAGGGGAAGATGAGCGCTAATGGGGCTAATGCCAATGGGCACACGAATGGGCATGCTAACGTAAGCGGTACAAAGAGTAAGGAGGAGTAG
- the sc5d gene encoding lathosterol oxidase isoform X4, which produces MVLCKMDSDMDLVLNVADHYVLTPYVYPSSWPEDGALRQIISLLVVTNLGAAVLYLGLGWLSYHFIFDHNLMKHPQFLKIIVAPQNQVRREIKYAMTSLPIISIPTVALFFFEVRGYSKLYDHVEESPMGWPFVLLSMISFLLFTDGCIYWIHRFLHHKSIYKHFHKPHHVWKIPTPFASHAFHPLDGFLQGLPYHIYPFLFPLHKVLYLALYIFVNIWTVSIHDGDYRVPGPLQEVVNGAAHHTDHHLFFDVNYGQYFTLWDRIGGSYRNPSVLEGKGPLDCIRRLTAEGKMSANGANANGHTNGHANVSGTKSKEE; this is translated from the exons ATGGTATTGTGCAAAATGG ATTCAGACATGGATCTTGTGCTGAATGTCGCCGACCACTATGTCCTCACCCCCTACGTGTACCCGTCGTCGTGGCCTGAAGACGGGGCGCTGCGCCAGATCATCAGCCTGTTGGTAGTCACCAACCTGGGAGCCGCAGTCCTCTACCTGGGCCTGGGGTGGCTGAGCTACCACTTCATCTTTGACCACAACCTCATGAAACATCCACAGTTTTTAAAG ATCATTGTTGCTCCTCAGAACCAGGTGCGGCGGGAGATCAAATACGCCATGACCTCGCTACCCATAATCAGTATACCCACTGTGGCGTTATTTTTCTTCGAGGTCAGAGGATACAGCAAGCTCTATGACCACGTCGAAGAGTCTCCCATGG GCTGGCCGTTTGTGCTTCTCAGCATGATTTCCTTCTTGTTATTCACGGACGGGTGCATTTATTGGATTCATCGGTTTCTTCACCACAAGAGTATTTACAAG CACTTCCACAAGCCACACCATGTGTGGAAGATCCCCACCCCGTTTGCCAGCCACGCCTTCCACCCGCTGGATGGCTTCCTGCAGGGTCTGCCCTACCACATCtaccccttcctcttccctctgcacAAGGTGCTCTACCTGGCCCTCTACATCTTCGTCAATATCTGGACTGTGTCTATTCATGACGGCGACTACCGCGTGCCCGGACCACTGCAGGAAGTGGTCAACGGGGCGGCCCACCACACGGACCACCACCTCTTCTTCGACGTCAACTATGGCCAGTACTTCACCCTGTGGGACCGCATTGGTGGGTCTTACCGCAACCCCTCAGTACTCGAAGGGAAGGGCCCCCTCGACTGCATTCGTAGACTGACTGCCGAGGGGAAGATGAGCGCTAATGGGGCTAATGCCAATGGGCACACGAATGGGCATGCTAACGTAAGCGGTACAAAGAGTAAGGAGGAGTAG
- the sc5d gene encoding lathosterol oxidase isoform X3 gives MGPLFDTLVKLDSDMDLVLNVADHYVLTPYVYPSSWPEDGALRQIISLLVVTNLGAAVLYLGLGWLSYHFIFDHNLMKHPQFLKIIVAPQNQVRREIKYAMTSLPIISIPTVALFFFEVRGYSKLYDHVEESPMGWPFVLLSMISFLLFTDGCIYWIHRFLHHKSIYKHFHKPHHVWKIPTPFASHAFHPLDGFLQGLPYHIYPFLFPLHKVLYLALYIFVNIWTVSIHDGDYRVPGPLQEVVNGAAHHTDHHLFFDVNYGQYFTLWDRIGGSYRNPSVLEGKGPLDCIRRLTAEGKMSANGANANGHTNGHANVSGTKSKEE, from the exons ATGGGGCCTTTATTTGATACACTTGTAAAATTAG ATTCAGACATGGATCTTGTGCTGAATGTCGCCGACCACTATGTCCTCACCCCCTACGTGTACCCGTCGTCGTGGCCTGAAGACGGGGCGCTGCGCCAGATCATCAGCCTGTTGGTAGTCACCAACCTGGGAGCCGCAGTCCTCTACCTGGGCCTGGGGTGGCTGAGCTACCACTTCATCTTTGACCACAACCTCATGAAACATCCACAGTTTTTAAAG ATCATTGTTGCTCCTCAGAACCAGGTGCGGCGGGAGATCAAATACGCCATGACCTCGCTACCCATAATCAGTATACCCACTGTGGCGTTATTTTTCTTCGAGGTCAGAGGATACAGCAAGCTCTATGACCACGTCGAAGAGTCTCCCATGG GCTGGCCGTTTGTGCTTCTCAGCATGATTTCCTTCTTGTTATTCACGGACGGGTGCATTTATTGGATTCATCGGTTTCTTCACCACAAGAGTATTTACAAG CACTTCCACAAGCCACACCATGTGTGGAAGATCCCCACCCCGTTTGCCAGCCACGCCTTCCACCCGCTGGATGGCTTCCTGCAGGGTCTGCCCTACCACATCtaccccttcctcttccctctgcacAAGGTGCTCTACCTGGCCCTCTACATCTTCGTCAATATCTGGACTGTGTCTATTCATGACGGCGACTACCGCGTGCCCGGACCACTGCAGGAAGTGGTCAACGGGGCGGCCCACCACACGGACCACCACCTCTTCTTCGACGTCAACTATGGCCAGTACTTCACCCTGTGGGACCGCATTGGTGGGTCTTACCGCAACCCCTCAGTACTCGAAGGGAAGGGCCCCCTCGACTGCATTCGTAGACTGACTGCCGAGGGGAAGATGAGCGCTAATGGGGCTAATGCCAATGGGCACACGAATGGGCATGCTAACGTAAGCGGTACAAAGAGTAAGGAGGAGTAG
- the sc5d gene encoding lathosterol oxidase isoform X2: protein MDLVLNVADHYVLTPYVYPSSWPEDGALRQIISLLVVTNLGAAVLYLGLGWLSYHFIFDHNLMKHPQFLKNQVRREIKYAMTSLPIISIPTVALFFFEVRGYSKLYDHVEESPMGWPFVLLSMISFLLFTDGCIYWIHRFLHHKSIYKHFHKPHHVWKIPTPFASHAFHPLDGFLQGLPYHIYPFLFPLHKVLYLALYIFVNIWTVSIHDGDYRVPGPLQEVVNGAAHHTDHHLFFDVNYGQYFTLWDRIGGSYRNPSVLEGKGPLDCIRRLTAEGKMSANGANANGHTNGHANVSGTKSKEE, encoded by the exons ATGGATCTTGTGCTGAATGTCGCCGACCACTATGTCCTCACCCCCTACGTGTACCCGTCGTCGTGGCCTGAAGACGGGGCGCTGCGCCAGATCATCAGCCTGTTGGTAGTCACCAACCTGGGAGCCGCAGTCCTCTACCTGGGCCTGGGGTGGCTGAGCTACCACTTCATCTTTGACCACAACCTCATGAAACATCCACAGTTTTTAAAG AACCAGGTGCGGCGGGAGATCAAATACGCCATGACCTCGCTACCCATAATCAGTATACCCACTGTGGCGTTATTTTTCTTCGAGGTCAGAGGATACAGCAAGCTCTATGACCACGTCGAAGAGTCTCCCATGG GCTGGCCGTTTGTGCTTCTCAGCATGATTTCCTTCTTGTTATTCACGGACGGGTGCATTTATTGGATTCATCGGTTTCTTCACCACAAGAGTATTTACAAG CACTTCCACAAGCCACACCATGTGTGGAAGATCCCCACCCCGTTTGCCAGCCACGCCTTCCACCCGCTGGATGGCTTCCTGCAGGGTCTGCCCTACCACATCtaccccttcctcttccctctgcacAAGGTGCTCTACCTGGCCCTCTACATCTTCGTCAATATCTGGACTGTGTCTATTCATGACGGCGACTACCGCGTGCCCGGACCACTGCAGGAAGTGGTCAACGGGGCGGCCCACCACACGGACCACCACCTCTTCTTCGACGTCAACTATGGCCAGTACTTCACCCTGTGGGACCGCATTGGTGGGTCTTACCGCAACCCCTCAGTACTCGAAGGGAAGGGCCCCCTCGACTGCATTCGTAGACTGACTGCCGAGGGGAAGATGAGCGCTAATGGGGCTAATGCCAATGGGCACACGAATGGGCATGCTAACGTAAGCGGTACAAAGAGTAAGGAGGAGTAG
- the sc5d gene encoding lathosterol oxidase isoform X5: MDLVLNVADHYVLTPYVYPSSWPEDGALRQIISLLVVTNLGAAVLYLGLGWLSYHFIFDHNLMKHPQFLKIIVAPQNQVRREIKYAMTSLPIISIPTVALFFFEVRGYSKLYDHVEESPMGWPFVLLSMISFLLFTDGCIYWIHRFLHHKSIYKHFHKPHHVWKIPTPFASHAFHPLDGFLQGLPYHIYPFLFPLHKVLYLALYIFVNIWTVSIHDGDYRVPGPLQEVVNGAAHHTDHHLFFDVNYGQYFTLWDRIGGSYRNPSVLEGKGPLDCIRRLTAEGKMSANGANANGHTNGHANVSGTKSKEE, translated from the exons ATGGATCTTGTGCTGAATGTCGCCGACCACTATGTCCTCACCCCCTACGTGTACCCGTCGTCGTGGCCTGAAGACGGGGCGCTGCGCCAGATCATCAGCCTGTTGGTAGTCACCAACCTGGGAGCCGCAGTCCTCTACCTGGGCCTGGGGTGGCTGAGCTACCACTTCATCTTTGACCACAACCTCATGAAACATCCACAGTTTTTAAAG ATCATTGTTGCTCCTCAGAACCAGGTGCGGCGGGAGATCAAATACGCCATGACCTCGCTACCCATAATCAGTATACCCACTGTGGCGTTATTTTTCTTCGAGGTCAGAGGATACAGCAAGCTCTATGACCACGTCGAAGAGTCTCCCATGG GCTGGCCGTTTGTGCTTCTCAGCATGATTTCCTTCTTGTTATTCACGGACGGGTGCATTTATTGGATTCATCGGTTTCTTCACCACAAGAGTATTTACAAG CACTTCCACAAGCCACACCATGTGTGGAAGATCCCCACCCCGTTTGCCAGCCACGCCTTCCACCCGCTGGATGGCTTCCTGCAGGGTCTGCCCTACCACATCtaccccttcctcttccctctgcacAAGGTGCTCTACCTGGCCCTCTACATCTTCGTCAATATCTGGACTGTGTCTATTCATGACGGCGACTACCGCGTGCCCGGACCACTGCAGGAAGTGGTCAACGGGGCGGCCCACCACACGGACCACCACCTCTTCTTCGACGTCAACTATGGCCAGTACTTCACCCTGTGGGACCGCATTGGTGGGTCTTACCGCAACCCCTCAGTACTCGAAGGGAAGGGCCCCCTCGACTGCATTCGTAGACTGACTGCCGAGGGGAAGATGAGCGCTAATGGGGCTAATGCCAATGGGCACACGAATGGGCATGCTAACGTAAGCGGTACAAAGAGTAAGGAGGAGTAG